In a single window of the Micromonospora sp. WMMD1155 genome:
- a CDS encoding GNAT family protein, with protein MRYLRTGGPAAIRRPRPADADEFVAAVRRSRDLHHPWLAAPGTPEEYDLYLRRIRRRDGAGYLICDRASGAIAGYVNISGIVLGALRGGYLGYAAFLPYSGTGHASAGIALAIDHAFTTVGLHRLEANIQPGNEPSRRVARKLGFRLEGFSPDYLFIDGAWRDHERWAITA; from the coding sequence GTGAGATACCTGCGTACCGGCGGTCCCGCCGCGATCCGCCGGCCCCGGCCCGCCGACGCCGACGAGTTCGTCGCCGCCGTGCGGCGCAGCCGGGACCTGCACCACCCGTGGTTGGCCGCGCCGGGCACCCCCGAGGAGTACGACCTCTACCTTCGCCGGATCCGCCGCCGCGACGGCGCCGGCTACCTGATCTGTGACCGGGCCAGTGGTGCGATCGCCGGTTACGTGAACATCAGCGGGATCGTGCTGGGCGCACTGCGCGGCGGCTACCTCGGGTACGCGGCGTTCCTGCCGTACAGCGGGACCGGTCACGCGTCGGCGGGCATCGCCCTGGCGATCGACCACGCGTTCACCACGGTCGGGCTGCACCGGCTGGAGGCGAACATCCAGCCGGGCAACGAGCCGTCCCGCCGGGTCGCCCGCAAACTCGGGTTCCGGTTGGAGGGCTTCTCGCCGGACTACCTGTTCATCGACGGCGCCTGGCGCGACCACGAACGCTGGGCGATCACCGCCTGA
- a CDS encoding DUF6510 family protein, translating into MTEMSYVDGNMLDGPMHELLTVDLSSATGRCENCGMTGSMASLHVYSHAPGLVARCPSCEAVMMRLVRGPDRAWLDMRGTTFLQVPMPMQQPFSGPV; encoded by the coding sequence ATGACCGAGATGTCGTACGTGGACGGCAACATGCTCGACGGCCCCATGCACGAGCTGTTGACCGTGGACCTGAGCAGCGCCACGGGCCGCTGTGAGAACTGCGGGATGACCGGCTCGATGGCCAGCCTGCACGTCTACTCGCACGCCCCGGGCCTGGTGGCGCGCTGCCCGTCCTGCGAGGCGGTGATGATGCGCCTGGTCCGTGGGCCCGACCGGGCCTGGCTGGACATGCGCGGCACGACCTTCCTCCAGGTCCCCATGCCGATGCAGCAGCCGTTCTCCGGCCCGGTCTGA
- a CDS encoding ferredoxin reductase, which yields MATSSPPRTANRWQVGRLVERRVETHTAQTLVLEVPDWPGHLPGQHVDLRLTASDGYQAARSYSIAGPVVDGPGGPRIEVTVQRVHDGEVSPYLIDVFGDGDPVEVRGPLGGWFIWRPEETAPVQLVAGGSGIVPLMAMIRARRAAGNKAAFRLIYSVRTPSDVIYADELRRRVRDDFGLDVAYVYTREAPEGWRGEPHRIGLADVNTHGWPPDLQPLTYVCGPTAFVETVADLLVGLGHPSRRVKTERFGPTG from the coding sequence GTGGCGACGAGCAGCCCGCCCCGCACCGCCAACCGCTGGCAGGTCGGTCGGCTGGTGGAGCGCCGGGTGGAGACACACACCGCGCAGACCCTGGTCCTGGAGGTGCCGGACTGGCCGGGTCACCTGCCCGGGCAGCACGTCGACCTGCGCCTGACCGCTTCGGACGGCTACCAGGCGGCCCGGTCGTACTCCATCGCCGGGCCGGTCGTGGACGGCCCCGGCGGCCCGCGCATCGAGGTGACCGTCCAGCGCGTGCACGACGGCGAAGTGTCCCCGTACCTCATCGACGTCTTCGGTGACGGCGACCCGGTGGAGGTCCGCGGACCGCTCGGTGGGTGGTTCATCTGGCGGCCGGAGGAGACCGCGCCGGTGCAGCTCGTCGCCGGCGGCTCGGGGATCGTGCCGCTGATGGCGATGATCCGGGCCCGCCGCGCCGCCGGCAACAAGGCGGCCTTCCGGCTGATCTACTCGGTGCGCACCCCCAGCGACGTGATCTACGCCGACGAGCTGCGCCGCCGGGTCCGCGACGACTTCGGCCTGGACGTCGCGTACGTCTACACCCGCGAGGCGCCCGAGGGTTGGCGCGGCGAGCCGCACCGCATCGGGCTGGCCGACGTCAACACGCACGGGTGGCCACCGGACCTGCAACCGCTGACCTACGTGTGCGGCCCGACCGCGTTCGTGGAGACCGTCGCCGACCTGCTGGTGGGGCTCGGGCACCCGTCGCGGCGGGTCAAGACCGAACGCTTCGGCCCCACCGGCTGA
- a CDS encoding sulfite oxidase-like oxidoreductase — MGIVSPGFQGRPRTQEPALPPGQYLTEDFPVLSAGPTPRVSLDTWEFVISAENGSEHRWSWQELMALPQETPHVDIHCVTRWSKLGTTWQGVSLDTLLADVDTGAHYALAHSYGGYTTNLPLDDLRGGRAWVAHTFEGAPLAAEHGGPARLLVPHLYFWKSAKWVRGIRLKTMDEPGFWETAGYHDYGDPWREQRYQGD, encoded by the coding sequence ATGGGAATCGTGTCACCGGGTTTTCAGGGTCGGCCCCGAACGCAGGAGCCGGCCCTGCCACCCGGTCAGTACCTCACCGAGGACTTTCCGGTGCTCTCGGCGGGCCCGACGCCCCGGGTGTCCCTGGACACCTGGGAGTTCGTCATCTCCGCCGAGAACGGCAGCGAACACCGCTGGTCGTGGCAGGAGCTGATGGCTCTGCCGCAGGAGACGCCGCACGTGGACATCCACTGCGTCACCCGCTGGTCGAAGCTCGGCACCACCTGGCAGGGCGTCTCACTGGACACCCTGCTCGCCGACGTCGACACGGGAGCGCACTACGCGTTGGCGCACTCCTACGGCGGCTACACCACCAACCTGCCGCTGGACGACCTCCGCGGCGGGCGGGCCTGGGTGGCGCACACCTTCGAGGGCGCCCCGCTCGCCGCCGAGCACGGTGGCCCGGCCCGGCTGCTGGTGCCGCACCTGTACTTCTGGAAGTCCGCCAAGTGGGTGCGCGGCATCCGGCTCAAGACGATGGACGAGCCGGGGTTCTGGGAGACCGCCGGCTACCACGACTACGGCGACCCGTGGCGCGAACAGCGGTACCAGGGTGACTGA
- a CDS encoding TerC/Alx family metal homeostasis membrane protein, giving the protein MSEVSYLSAASDLSSVGTPTLWAVTIIGVILLLVLDFLVTRRPHEVSMREAIGWSAFYIALPLAFGAWIWSRYGSQQGVEYLTGYLVEKSLSVDNLFVFMLLLAAFAVPAVLAQRVLLYGIAGALVLRAVFIALGAAALQTLDFAFLLFAIILIATAVKLLRDALSGHEQEVDINKMRSVKLLRKIMPVVDDYHGTRMTVRQGAKRALTPFALVVVAVLATDVVFAVDSVPAVYGITEDPYLVFATNAFALLGLRALYFVLHAALSRLVHLSYGLAVILAFIGLKLGLHWAHGIWDGVPEIPTLASLGVIIGVLVVVTVTSLRATRGGDLPEDRKVVAERH; this is encoded by the coding sequence ATGAGCGAAGTGTCGTACCTGTCCGCCGCCAGTGACCTGTCGTCGGTCGGCACGCCCACGCTGTGGGCGGTCACGATCATCGGCGTGATCCTGCTGCTGGTGCTGGACTTCCTGGTCACCCGTCGCCCGCACGAGGTGTCCATGCGGGAGGCCATCGGCTGGTCGGCGTTCTACATCGCCCTGCCGCTGGCGTTCGGCGCCTGGATCTGGTCCCGCTACGGGTCCCAGCAGGGCGTGGAGTACCTCACCGGTTACCTGGTGGAGAAGTCGCTCTCCGTCGACAACCTCTTCGTCTTCATGCTGCTGCTGGCCGCGTTCGCGGTGCCGGCGGTGCTCGCCCAACGGGTGCTGCTCTACGGCATCGCCGGCGCACTGGTGCTGCGGGCCGTCTTCATCGCCCTCGGTGCGGCCGCGTTGCAGACCCTCGACTTCGCCTTCCTGCTGTTCGCGATCATCCTCATCGCCACGGCGGTGAAGCTGCTGCGGGACGCCCTGTCCGGGCACGAGCAGGAAGTCGACATCAACAAGATGCGCTCGGTGAAGCTGCTGCGCAAGATCATGCCGGTGGTCGACGACTACCACGGCACCAGGATGACCGTCCGGCAGGGCGCGAAGCGGGCTCTCACCCCGTTCGCCCTGGTGGTGGTCGCGGTGCTGGCCACCGACGTCGTCTTCGCCGTCGACTCGGTGCCCGCGGTCTACGGCATCACCGAGGACCCGTACCTGGTCTTCGCCACCAACGCGTTCGCCCTGCTCGGTCTGCGGGCGCTCTACTTCGTCCTGCACGCGGCGCTGAGCCGGCTGGTGCACCTCAGCTACGGCCTGGCCGTCATCCTGGCGTTCATCGGCCTCAAGCTGGGTCTGCACTGGGCGCACGGCATCTGGGACGGCGTACCGGAGATCCCCACCCTGGCCTCGCTCGGCGTGATCATCGGGGTGCTGGTGGTGGTCACCGTGACCAGCCTGCGCGCCACCCGGGGCGGCGACCTGCCCGAGGACCGCAAGGTCGTCGCCGAACGGCACTGA
- a CDS encoding DUF2267 domain-containing protein translates to MNYDTFIDQVSQRTATSSERAVELTRAVLETFAERLTGGEVLDLAVQLPQPLQLVLKPSPSTEQADRFGASEFVARVALRAGVEEPAADDATRAVFTTLREAITGGEFDDVVTQLPRDYRGLVEQAMAPGATLRRA, encoded by the coding sequence ATGAACTACGACACCTTCATCGACCAGGTTTCCCAGCGCACCGCGACGTCGTCCGAGCGGGCGGTCGAGCTGACCCGGGCGGTGTTGGAGACGTTCGCCGAGCGGCTGACCGGTGGTGAGGTCCTGGACCTGGCCGTTCAGTTGCCGCAGCCGTTGCAGTTGGTGCTCAAGCCGAGCCCGAGCACCGAGCAGGCCGACCGGTTCGGTGCCTCCGAGTTCGTCGCGCGGGTCGCGTTGCGTGCCGGTGTGGAGGAGCCCGCCGCCGACGACGCCACCCGGGCGGTCTTCACCACCCTGCGGGAGGCGATCACCGGTGGTGAGTTCGACGACGTGGTGACCCAGCTCCCGCGGGACTACCGGGGCCTGGTCGAGCAGGCGATGGCACCGGGCGCGACGCTGCGCCGCGCCTGA
- a CDS encoding DUF2795 domain-containing protein, protein MASYAEVLQYLSSLDYPAEKDDVVREAEREGAPPDVLKALRALPPVDYANGTEVARSAGIEAAPEVGASQRAEQARDNKHNRVSQHLRGI, encoded by the coding sequence ATGGCGAGCTACGCCGAGGTCCTGCAGTACCTGTCGAGCCTGGACTACCCGGCCGAGAAGGACGACGTGGTCCGCGAGGCCGAACGCGAGGGTGCCCCGCCGGACGTGTTGAAGGCGCTGCGCGCGCTGCCACCGGTGGACTACGCCAACGGCACCGAGGTCGCCCGCTCGGCCGGCATCGAGGCGGCACCCGAGGTGGGCGCCTCTCAGCGGGCCGAGCAGGCCCGGGACAATAAGCACAACCGGGTCTCGCAGCACCTGCGCGGCATCTGA
- a CDS encoding DUF1345 domain-containing protein has product MTHTSPSRPVEVRFPAARQLAVVAVVGVVAGGLFALLLPLPLAALAGWDVGALSWLVLVWLKLWPMDAERTAQLAVHEDPNRAVRDALLLVACLASLLAVGLVVANAQDAPPGLSREVHSGLGVLSVVLSWFVVHTVFAARYARIYYTGPDGGVNFNQPEPPSYSDFAYVAFTIGATFQVSDTNLTSNEMRRTVLRHSMVSYLFGAFIIAVTVNLLAGLAR; this is encoded by the coding sequence ATGACCCACACCAGCCCGTCCCGGCCCGTCGAGGTACGTTTCCCCGCCGCGCGACAGCTCGCCGTGGTGGCGGTGGTCGGCGTCGTCGCCGGCGGCCTCTTCGCACTGCTGCTGCCGCTGCCCCTCGCCGCGCTGGCCGGCTGGGACGTGGGCGCGCTGAGCTGGCTCGTGCTGGTGTGGCTCAAACTCTGGCCGATGGACGCCGAGCGGACCGCCCAGCTGGCCGTGCACGAGGACCCGAACCGGGCGGTACGGGACGCGCTCCTGCTCGTCGCCTGCCTGGCCAGCCTGCTGGCCGTGGGGCTGGTCGTGGCCAACGCGCAGGACGCGCCTCCCGGGCTGAGTCGTGAAGTGCACAGCGGGCTGGGAGTGCTGAGCGTGGTGCTCTCCTGGTTCGTGGTGCACACCGTGTTCGCCGCCCGGTACGCCCGGATCTACTACACCGGCCCGGACGGCGGGGTGAACTTCAACCAGCCCGAGCCGCCCAGCTACTCCGACTTCGCGTACGTCGCCTTCACCATCGGAGCGACGTTCCAGGTGTCCGACACCAACCTGACCAGCAACGAGATGCGTCGTACGGTGCTGCGGCACTCGATGGTGTCGTACCTGTTCGGGGCGTTCATCATCGCCGTGACGGTGAACCTGTTGGCTGGCCTGGCGCGCTGA
- a CDS encoding pirin family protein gives MERTESMLAQTRPPGVADVDPGSVLLPGHDVPLGRYTTVRRLLPQRPRRMVGAWCFVDHFGPDDVAQRPGMEVPPHPHTGLQTVTWLLEGEILHRDSLGNVQPIRPGQLNVMTSGNGIAHSERSPAVHPPVMHGVQLWVALPDPARAGAADFAHHADLPRWRDGELDLTLLVGEFGGRRSPAVVHTPLVGVQLELGGEAPTTLSLRPDFEYAVLAMSGSAEAAGVGFEPGALLYLGTGRRELTVRGGSGARLLLLGGTPFEEPLVMWWNFVGRSHEEILAAREDWMAGDARFGVVADDPAPPLPAPSLPTTRLKARDRSGGLHG, from the coding sequence GTGGAGCGTACCGAATCGATGCTGGCGCAGACCCGACCACCCGGTGTGGCCGACGTTGATCCCGGCAGTGTGCTGTTGCCCGGCCACGACGTGCCGTTGGGGCGGTACACCACAGTGCGGCGACTGTTGCCGCAGCGCCCCCGCCGCATGGTCGGCGCGTGGTGTTTCGTCGACCACTTCGGTCCTGACGACGTGGCGCAGCGACCCGGGATGGAGGTGCCACCGCACCCGCACACCGGTCTGCAGACGGTGACCTGGCTGCTGGAGGGGGAGATCCTGCACCGGGACAGCCTCGGCAACGTGCAGCCGATCCGGCCCGGCCAGTTGAACGTGATGACCTCCGGGAACGGCATCGCCCACTCCGAGCGGTCGCCGGCCGTCCACCCGCCGGTGATGCACGGCGTGCAGCTCTGGGTGGCGTTGCCGGATCCGGCGCGCGCCGGGGCGGCCGACTTCGCGCACCACGCCGACCTGCCGCGCTGGCGCGACGGCGAGCTGGACCTCACCCTGCTGGTCGGCGAGTTCGGTGGACGGCGGTCACCGGCGGTGGTGCACACCCCGCTGGTGGGTGTGCAGCTGGAGCTGGGCGGTGAGGCGCCGACGACGCTGTCGTTGCGGCCCGATTTCGAGTACGCGGTGCTGGCGATGTCCGGTTCGGCGGAGGCCGCCGGGGTGGGGTTCGAGCCGGGGGCGTTGCTCTACCTGGGCACGGGTCGCCGCGAGCTGACCGTGCGGGGAGGGTCGGGGGCCCGGTTGCTGTTGCTGGGGGGTACGCCGTTCGAGGAGCCACTGGTGATGTGGTGGAACTTCGTCGGCCGCTCGCACGAGGAGATCCTCGCCGCCCGGGAGGACTGGATGGCGGGGGACGCACGCTTCGGCGTGGTCGCCGACGACCCGGCGCCGCCGCTGCCGGCGCCCTCCCTGCCCACCACCCGCCTCAAGGCCCGCGACCGCAGCGGCGGCCTGCACGGCTGA
- a CDS encoding MazG-like family protein, whose protein sequence is MDESIWEAARVSRSWLDTANGTGQTELTCRILKVTEEAGEASAAWIGLLGQNPRKGVTHTRDDVAAELADVAFTALVAIESLGLDAQTVLNACAAKVRSRLAT, encoded by the coding sequence GTGGACGAGTCGATCTGGGAGGCGGCCCGCGTGTCGCGGAGCTGGTTGGACACCGCGAACGGCACCGGGCAGACCGAACTGACCTGCCGCATCCTCAAGGTGACCGAGGAGGCGGGGGAGGCTTCGGCCGCCTGGATCGGCCTGCTCGGGCAGAATCCGCGCAAGGGCGTCACCCACACCCGCGATGACGTCGCCGCCGAACTGGCCGACGTCGCCTTCACGGCGTTGGTGGCCATCGAGAGCCTGGGGCTGGACGCCCAGACGGTCCTGAACGCCTGTGCCGCGAAGGTGCGCTCCCGCCTCGCCACCTGA
- a CDS encoding VOC family protein, whose amino-acid sequence MAAEHSAPVVRQLRLVVEADDYEAAVAFFRDALGLPEEAEFVSDGDARVMILEAGRATLEIANPAQKRMIDEVEVGRQVAPRMRVAFEVDDTEATTARLVAAGASEVAPPTRTPWDSLNSRLDAPAGLHITVFQELLAPGEGAGTRGAEPGPDSDV is encoded by the coding sequence ATGGCCGCCGAGCACAGTGCACCTGTCGTCCGCCAGCTACGCCTCGTGGTGGAGGCCGACGACTACGAGGCCGCCGTCGCGTTCTTCCGGGACGCGCTCGGCCTGCCCGAGGAAGCGGAGTTCGTCAGCGACGGAGACGCCCGGGTGATGATCCTGGAGGCCGGCCGCGCCACCTTGGAGATCGCCAACCCGGCCCAGAAACGCATGATCGACGAGGTCGAGGTGGGGCGGCAGGTGGCGCCCCGGATGCGGGTGGCCTTCGAGGTGGACGACACCGAGGCGACCACCGCCCGGTTGGTCGCCGCCGGGGCGAGCGAGGTCGCGCCGCCGACGCGTACACCGTGGGACTCGCTCAACTCCCGCCTCGACGCGCCCGCCGGCCTGCACATCACCGTCTTCCAGGAGTTGCTCGCCCCCGGCGAGGGCGCCGGGACGCGGGGCGCCGAGCCCGGACCTGACAGCGACGTCTGA
- a CDS encoding MBL fold metallo-hydrolase translates to MTARVDRAVTAGTFSLDGQTFDVDNNVWVIGDDSECVVLDAPHDAAAILALVGDRRVRAILATHAHDDHVRVAPELAEATGAPVLLHAADRVLWDMVHPHLPPHGELHDGQSIEVAGTTLRVLHTPGHSPGACSFHAPDLGVVFTGDTLFAGGPGATGRSYSDFDTIVRSIRTRLLTLPAETVVHTGHGDDTTIGAEAPHLEEWLARGH, encoded by the coding sequence ATGACCGCCCGGGTCGACCGCGCGGTCACCGCCGGCACGTTCTCCCTGGACGGCCAGACGTTCGACGTGGACAACAACGTCTGGGTGATCGGTGACGACAGTGAATGCGTCGTCCTGGACGCGCCGCACGACGCCGCCGCCATCCTCGCCCTGGTGGGCGACCGGCGGGTCCGCGCGATCCTGGCCACCCACGCCCACGACGACCACGTCCGGGTGGCGCCCGAGCTGGCCGAGGCCACCGGCGCGCCGGTGCTGCTGCACGCCGCCGACCGGGTGCTGTGGGACATGGTCCACCCGCATCTGCCGCCGCACGGCGAACTGCACGACGGGCAGAGCATCGAGGTGGCCGGCACCACCCTGCGGGTGCTGCACACCCCCGGGCACAGCCCCGGGGCGTGCAGCTTCCACGCCCCGGACCTGGGCGTGGTCTTCACCGGGGACACGCTCTTCGCCGGCGGCCCGGGTGCGACCGGCCGCTCGTACAGCGACTTCGACACCATCGTCCGGTCGATCCGCACCCGCCTGCTCACCCTCCCGGCGGAGACGGTCGTGCACACCGGCCACGGTGACGACACCACCATCGGCGCGGAGGCCCCGCACCTTGAGGAGTGGTTGGCGCGCGGCCACTGA
- a CDS encoding S-(hydroxymethyl)mycothiol dehydrogenase, giving the protein MSQEVRGVISRSKGAPVEVTTIVVPDPGPGEAVVRIQSCGVCHTDLHYREGGINDDYPFLLGHEAAGIVEQVGEGVTDVAPGDFVVLNWRAVCGDCRACRRGRPWYCFNTHNAKQRMTLTDGTELAPALGIGAFAEKTLVHAGQCTTVDPAARPAAVGLLGCGVMAGLGAAMNTGNVTRGDSVAVIGCGGVGDAAVAGAVLAGATTIVAVDTDGRKLDWARRFGATHTVNASETDPVEAIRAATGGFGADVVIDAVGRPETWKQAFYARDLAGTVVLVGVPTPQMQIELPLLDVFGRGGALKSSWYGDCLPSRDFPMLTELYLQGRLDLDAFVTEEIALDAVETAFERMHHGDVLRSVVVF; this is encoded by the coding sequence GTGAGCCAGGAAGTCCGGGGAGTCATCTCCCGCAGCAAGGGCGCTCCGGTCGAGGTCACCACCATCGTGGTGCCCGATCCCGGCCCCGGTGAGGCCGTCGTCCGGATCCAGTCCTGCGGCGTCTGCCACACCGACCTGCACTACCGCGAGGGTGGCATCAACGACGACTACCCGTTCCTGCTGGGCCACGAGGCGGCGGGCATCGTGGAGCAGGTCGGCGAGGGCGTCACCGACGTCGCCCCGGGCGACTTCGTGGTCCTCAACTGGCGGGCGGTCTGCGGGGACTGCCGCGCCTGCCGCCGAGGCCGCCCCTGGTACTGCTTCAACACCCACAACGCGAAGCAGCGGATGACCCTCACCGACGGCACCGAACTCGCCCCGGCGCTGGGCATCGGCGCGTTCGCCGAGAAGACCCTGGTGCACGCCGGGCAGTGCACCACAGTGGACCCGGCGGCCCGACCGGCCGCCGTGGGTCTGCTCGGCTGCGGGGTGATGGCCGGGCTGGGCGCGGCGATGAACACCGGCAACGTCACCCGGGGCGACTCGGTCGCCGTGATCGGCTGCGGCGGTGTCGGAGACGCCGCGGTCGCCGGTGCCGTCCTCGCCGGGGCCACCACGATCGTCGCGGTGGACACCGACGGCCGCAAGCTCGACTGGGCCCGCCGGTTCGGCGCCACGCACACCGTGAACGCCTCGGAGACCGACCCGGTCGAGGCGATCCGTGCCGCCACCGGCGGTTTCGGCGCCGACGTGGTGATCGACGCGGTGGGCCGACCGGAGACCTGGAAGCAGGCGTTCTACGCCCGCGACCTGGCCGGCACCGTGGTGCTGGTCGGCGTACCGACCCCGCAGATGCAGATCGAGTTGCCCCTGCTGGACGTCTTCGGGCGCGGCGGCGCCCTCAAGTCGAGCTGGTACGGCGACTGTCTGCCCAGCCGGGACTTCCCGATGCTCACCGAGCTGTATCTGCAGGGGCGGCTCGACCTCGACGCGTTCGTCACCGAGGAGATCGCGCTCGATGCGGTCGAGACCGCGTTCGAGCGGATGCACCACGGCGACGTGCTGCGCTCGGTGGTGGTGTTCTGA
- a CDS encoding DoxX family membrane protein, translating to MKLAHLPLRVSIGAYFLNSGLQKRNLEGAAAESMHGMAVTAMPQLGQFEPARFAKLLAYSEVALGTALIAPFFPAPLVGLGLTAFGAGLVQLYLKTPGLREPGSIRPTQQGAGLAKDVWLVGAGLTLVLEGLTHGRRRRS from the coding sequence ATGAAACTCGCACACCTGCCGCTACGGGTCAGCATCGGTGCGTACTTCCTCAACTCGGGTCTGCAGAAACGGAACCTGGAGGGCGCCGCCGCGGAGAGCATGCACGGGATGGCGGTCACGGCGATGCCCCAACTCGGCCAGTTCGAGCCGGCGCGTTTCGCGAAGCTGTTGGCGTACTCGGAGGTCGCCCTCGGGACCGCGCTGATCGCGCCGTTCTTCCCGGCGCCGCTGGTCGGGCTCGGTCTGACCGCGTTCGGCGCGGGTCTGGTGCAGCTGTACCTGAAGACGCCGGGTTTGCGGGAGCCGGGGAGCATCCGCCCGACCCAGCAGGGCGCGGGGTTGGCCAAGGACGTCTGGCTGGTCGGCGCGGGCCTGACCCTGGTGTTGGAGGGGCTGACCCACGGTCGGCGGCGGCGCTCCTGA
- a CDS encoding low temperature requirement protein A — MTDSRSVRPFYRPMRPRRRDEPHRAATPLELFFDLCFVVAVAQAASGLHHDVAEGHLGHAVRSYVMVFFAIWWSWVNFTWFASAYDTDDDVYRITTLVQISGALILAAGVPRAFADGDFAVITYGYVVMRLAAVVHWTRAAVGDPGHRPAARRYAIGVTVVQIGWLLRLLLPAEWAIASFVLLLLADLLVPAVAERPGMTPWHPRHITERYGLFTLIVLGETVLAISMAIQTGLDAGEHDLWSLAAAGAVIVFALWWLYFDRPIEAPDRLPYSLVWGYGHYLVFAAIAAIGAGLGAAVDVDRGKAHISESTAGYAVGIPVAVFLLTIWVLHVRRQQHGVVVVAFPVVALLALFAPLGPAPVYALAALLVALVTVTVLLRRRDVGPSATVGDPA; from the coding sequence TTGACCGACTCCCGTTCGGTACGGCCGTTCTACCGGCCGATGCGACCGCGTCGACGCGACGAGCCGCACCGCGCGGCCACGCCGCTGGAACTGTTCTTCGACCTGTGTTTCGTGGTGGCGGTGGCGCAGGCGGCCAGCGGTCTGCACCACGACGTCGCCGAGGGCCACCTCGGCCACGCGGTGCGCAGCTACGTCATGGTGTTCTTCGCGATCTGGTGGTCGTGGGTGAACTTCACCTGGTTCGCCTCGGCCTACGACACCGACGACGACGTCTACCGCATCACCACCCTGGTGCAGATCTCCGGTGCGCTGATCCTGGCGGCCGGGGTGCCGCGTGCCTTCGCCGACGGAGACTTCGCGGTCATCACCTACGGGTACGTGGTGATGCGGCTGGCCGCCGTCGTGCACTGGACCCGCGCGGCGGTCGGCGACCCCGGACACCGCCCGGCGGCACGCCGCTACGCGATCGGCGTGACGGTGGTGCAGATCGGCTGGCTGCTGCGGCTGTTGCTCCCCGCCGAGTGGGCCATCGCGTCGTTCGTGCTGCTCCTGCTGGCCGACCTGCTGGTACCGGCGGTGGCCGAACGCCCCGGCATGACGCCCTGGCATCCGCGGCACATCACCGAGCGGTACGGGCTGTTCACCCTCATCGTGCTCGGCGAGACGGTGCTGGCCATCTCGATGGCGATCCAGACCGGGCTCGACGCCGGTGAGCACGACCTCTGGTCACTCGCGGCGGCCGGCGCGGTCATCGTGTTCGCGCTCTGGTGGCTGTACTTCGACCGGCCGATCGAGGCGCCCGACCGGCTGCCGTACTCCCTGGTCTGGGGTTACGGCCACTACCTGGTCTTCGCGGCGATCGCCGCCATCGGGGCCGGGCTGGGCGCGGCGGTGGACGTCGACCGGGGCAAGGCGCACATCTCGGAGAGCACCGCCGGGTACGCGGTGGGCATCCCCGTCGCGGTCTTCCTGCTCACGATCTGGGTGCTGCACGTGCGGCGGCAGCAGCACGGCGTGGTGGTCGTGGCCTTCCCGGTCGTCGCGCTGCTGGCGCTGTTCGCGCCGCTCGGCCCGGCCCCGGTGTACGCGCTCGCGGCCCTGCTGGTCGCCCTGGTGACGGTGACCGTGCTGCTGCGTCGCCGCGACGTCGGCCCCAGCGCGACGGTGGGCGACCCGGCCTGA